Proteins encoded in a region of the Streptomyces sp. NBC_01471 genome:
- the corA gene encoding magnesium/cobalt transporter CorA — MRAVIVDCAIYRDGRRIEGPSDLSDALAEARADGNAFLWVGLHEPTQQEFDLVRSEFTLHQLAVEDALRAHQRPKLEVYDETLFMVLKPVMYDADSDTVTTDELMVFLGDSFVVTVRHGEGAPLAAVRKRLEQEHDVLKHGPTAILYAVSDTVVDHYIDVAAELQTDLEELEAEVFAPNGGDSKNVASRIYTFKRQVLEFRRATGPLAAPMARLAGAGVPFVHEHSQPFFRDVGDHLTRANEQVEGLDRLLSDILSAHLAQMGVRQNDDMRKISAWAAMAAVPTMVAGIYGMNFEHMPELKWVWAYPAVIALMVAVVVGLHRQFKRRGWL; from the coding sequence ATGCGCGCCGTGATTGTCGATTGCGCCATCTACCGGGACGGACGCCGCATCGAGGGCCCGTCGGACCTCTCCGATGCTCTCGCCGAGGCACGCGCCGATGGGAACGCCTTCCTCTGGGTCGGGCTGCACGAGCCGACGCAGCAGGAATTCGACCTGGTCAGAAGCGAGTTCACGCTGCACCAGCTGGCCGTTGAGGATGCCCTGCGGGCCCACCAGCGACCCAAGCTGGAGGTCTACGACGAGACGCTCTTCATGGTGCTGAAACCGGTGATGTACGACGCGGACAGCGACACCGTGACCACCGACGAGCTCATGGTCTTCCTCGGCGACTCCTTCGTGGTGACGGTGCGGCACGGCGAGGGCGCCCCGCTCGCCGCCGTACGCAAGCGGCTGGAGCAGGAGCACGATGTGCTCAAGCACGGCCCCACGGCCATCCTCTACGCGGTGAGCGACACGGTCGTCGACCACTACATCGACGTGGCCGCCGAGCTCCAGACCGACCTGGAGGAGCTGGAGGCCGAGGTCTTCGCGCCCAACGGCGGTGATTCGAAGAACGTCGCGTCGCGGATCTACACCTTCAAGCGGCAGGTGCTCGAGTTCCGCCGTGCCACCGGGCCGCTGGCGGCCCCCATGGCCCGGCTCGCGGGGGCGGGGGTGCCGTTCGTGCACGAACACTCGCAGCCGTTCTTCCGGGACGTGGGCGACCATCTGACCCGCGCCAACGAGCAGGTGGAAGGGCTGGACCGGCTGCTGTCCGACATCCTCTCCGCGCATCTGGCGCAGATGGGTGTCCGGCAGAACGACGACATGCGGAAGATCTCCGCCTGGGCGGCGATGGCCGCGGTGCCGACCATGGTCGCCGGCATCTACGGCATGAACTTCGAGCACATGCCGGAACTCAAGTGGGTCTGGGCCTATCCGGCGGTGATCGCGCTGATGGTCGCGGTCGTCGTCGGCCTCCACCGGCAGTTCAAACGGCGCGGCTGGCTCTGA
- the mshC gene encoding cysteine--1-D-myo-inosityl 2-amino-2-deoxy-alpha-D-glucopyranoside ligase, whose product MYAWPASEVPALPGKGADLQIHSTATGGRVTLDPGPVARIYVCGITPYDATHIGHAATYNAFDLVQRVWLDTKRQVHYVQNVTDVDDPLLERAVRDGEDWTELAERETALFREDMTALRMLPPKHYIGAVEAIPGIVPLVERLRDCGAAYELDGDVYFSVESDTHFGEVSNLDAEAMRLLSAERGGDPDRPGKKNPLDPMLWLGAREGEPSWDGGSLGRGRPGWHIECVAIALDHLGMGFDVQGGGSDLAFPHHEMGASHAQVLTGEHPFAQAYVHAGMVALDGEKMSKSKGNLVFVSKLRHDGVDPAAIRLALLAHHYRSDWEWTDQVLEDAVERLGRWRAAVSRPDGPSADALVEEIRQALADDLDAPAALRAVDRWAALQQSGGGTDEGAPGLVSRAADALLGVAL is encoded by the coding sequence ATGTATGCCTGGCCCGCTTCTGAGGTTCCCGCCCTGCCCGGCAAGGGCGCCGACCTCCAGATCCACTCCACCGCGACCGGCGGACGAGTCACCCTCGACCCCGGCCCCGTCGCCCGCATCTACGTCTGCGGCATCACGCCGTACGACGCGACGCACATCGGTCATGCGGCGACCTACAACGCGTTCGACCTCGTTCAGCGCGTGTGGCTCGACACCAAGCGGCAGGTCCACTACGTGCAGAACGTGACCGACGTGGACGATCCGCTGCTGGAGCGGGCCGTGCGCGACGGTGAGGACTGGACCGAGCTCGCGGAGCGCGAGACGGCACTCTTCCGCGAGGACATGACCGCACTGCGGATGCTCCCGCCGAAGCACTACATCGGAGCGGTCGAGGCCATACCGGGCATCGTGCCGCTCGTCGAGCGGCTGCGGGACTGCGGGGCGGCCTACGAACTCGACGGCGACGTCTACTTCTCCGTGGAGAGCGACACGCACTTCGGCGAGGTGTCGAACCTCGACGCCGAGGCGATGCGGCTGCTCTCCGCCGAGCGCGGTGGCGACCCCGACCGCCCCGGCAAGAAGAACCCGCTCGACCCGATGCTCTGGCTGGGTGCCCGTGAGGGCGAGCCGAGCTGGGACGGCGGCTCCCTGGGCCGCGGCAGGCCCGGCTGGCACATCGAGTGCGTGGCCATCGCCCTCGACCACCTCGGGATGGGCTTCGACGTCCAGGGCGGTGGCTCCGACCTGGCCTTCCCGCACCACGAGATGGGTGCTTCGCACGCCCAGGTGCTGACCGGCGAGCACCCGTTCGCCCAGGCCTATGTACACGCCGGCATGGTCGCCCTGGACGGCGAGAAGATGTCCAAGTCCAAGGGCAATCTGGTCTTCGTGTCGAAGCTGCGCCACGACGGCGTGGACCCGGCCGCGATCCGGCTCGCCCTGCTGGCCCACCACTACCGCTCGGACTGGGAGTGGACGGACCAGGTCCTGGAGGACGCGGTGGAGCGGCTCGGCCGCTGGCGCGCTGCTGTCTCCCGGCCCGACGGACCGTCCGCCGACGCCCTGGTGGAGGAGATCAGGCAGGCGCTCGCCGACGACCTCGACGCACCCGCCGCGCTGCGCGCCGTCGACCGCTGGGCGGCTCTTCAGCAGTCCGGCGGCGGTACGGACGAGGGCGCGCCCGGCCTGGTGTCGCGCGCCGCCGACGCCCTGCTCGGCGTGGCCCTCTAG
- a CDS encoding SCO1664 family protein, protein MPAPERIPQGGVTATRLLLEGELTVRGRVREASNAVLYCSVSYEGREAACVYKPVAGERPLWDFPDGTLAQREVAAYEVSEATGWGFVPPTVLRDGPYGEGMCQLWIESAAEPSLLGLVEDDEPADGWKAIGFADVGEGRSALLVHADDERLRRLSVLDAVINNGDRKGGHLLPTDEGRLYGIDHGVTFNADGKLRTLLWGWAGEPLTSETAGVLDRLAEALAPGTGLTERLAGLITGTELEALRGRVEGLRKAGRHPVPSGEWPAIPWPPV, encoded by the coding sequence ATGCCCGCGCCAGAACGGATACCGCAGGGGGGCGTGACGGCCACCCGGCTCCTCCTGGAGGGGGAGCTGACGGTACGCGGACGGGTGCGCGAGGCATCCAACGCGGTGCTGTACTGCTCGGTCTCGTACGAGGGCCGGGAAGCGGCCTGTGTGTACAAGCCGGTCGCCGGTGAACGGCCGCTGTGGGACTTCCCCGACGGCACGCTCGCCCAGCGCGAGGTGGCGGCGTACGAGGTCTCCGAGGCGACCGGGTGGGGATTCGTCCCGCCGACGGTGCTGCGCGACGGACCGTACGGCGAGGGCATGTGCCAGTTGTGGATCGAGTCCGCCGCCGAACCGTCGCTGCTGGGCCTCGTCGAGGACGACGAGCCCGCCGACGGCTGGAAGGCCATCGGCTTCGCCGACGTGGGCGAGGGCAGATCGGCGCTCCTTGTGCACGCCGACGACGAGCGGCTGCGGCGGCTCTCGGTGCTCGACGCGGTGATCAACAACGGCGACCGCAAGGGCGGCCATCTGCTCCCGACGGACGAGGGGCGGCTCTACGGCATCGACCACGGGGTCACCTTCAACGCCGACGGCAAACTGCGGACGCTGCTGTGGGGATGGGCGGGCGAACCGCTGACCTCCGAGACGGCCGGGGTGCTGGACCGGCTCGCGGAGGCGCTGGCGCCCGGCACGGGGCTCACGGAGCGGCTGGCGGGGCTCATCACCGGGACGGAGCTGGAAGCGCTGCGGGGGCGCGTGGAGGGCCTGCGGAAGGCCGGACGGCACCCCGTACCGAGCGGTGAGTGGCCGGCGATCCCCTGGCCGCCTGTGTAG
- a CDS encoding histidine phosphatase family protein, with translation MATLILVRHGRSTANTSGVLAGRMPGVSLDERGVSQAAALPERLAGLPLAAVVTSPLQRCRETVAPLLAARPELIPHTEDRISECDYGDWSGRKLAELGDEPLMRTVQQHPSSAGFPGGESMRAMQARAVDAVRDWNARIDAEHGEDAVYAMCSHGDIIKSVIADALGMHLDLFQRIHVDPCSLTAIRYTAVRPFLLRLGDTGEFGSLAPRESGSGSDAAVGGGAGAP, from the coding sequence ATGGCCACGCTGATTCTTGTACGGCACGGACGCTCCACCGCCAACACCTCGGGCGTGCTCGCGGGCCGGATGCCGGGGGTCTCCCTCGATGAACGGGGTGTTTCCCAGGCGGCCGCGCTGCCGGAGCGGCTGGCCGGGCTGCCGCTCGCCGCCGTCGTCACCAGCCCGCTGCAGCGGTGCCGGGAGACCGTCGCGCCGCTGCTCGCCGCCAGGCCGGAGCTGATCCCGCACACCGAGGACCGCATCAGCGAGTGCGACTACGGCGACTGGTCGGGGCGCAAACTCGCCGAGCTCGGCGACGAGCCGCTGATGAGGACCGTGCAGCAGCACCCGTCGTCCGCCGGGTTCCCCGGCGGTGAGTCGATGCGCGCGATGCAGGCGCGTGCCGTGGACGCCGTACGGGACTGGAACGCCCGGATCGACGCCGAACACGGCGAGGACGCGGTGTACGCGATGTGTTCGCACGGCGACATCATCAAGTCGGTGATCGCCGACGCCCTCGGGATGCACCTCGACCTCTTCCAGCGGATCCACGTCGACCCGTGTTCCCTCACGGCCATCCGCTACACCGCGGTGCGGCCCTTCCTCCTGCGGCTCGGCGACACCGGCGAGTTCGGCTCACTGGCGCCCCGCGAGAGCGGTTCGGGATCGGACGCGGCTGTCGGTGGTGGCGCGGGCGCGCCGTGA
- a CDS encoding DUF3090 domain-containing protein: MSRQVYFYDPPDRFVAGTVGLPGRRTFFLQASSGPRTTSVALEKTQVAALAERIDELLDEVVRRTGGNSPVPAVAPTEVGDTAPLDAPVEEEFRVGTMALAWDGDEQRMIIEAQALVELDADTDEDLAEAEERLLQDDENGPPMLRVRLTGAQARAFAKRALDVVNAGRPPCPLCSLPLDPEGHVCPRQNGYRRGA, encoded by the coding sequence GTGTCCCGTCAGGTGTACTTCTACGACCCGCCGGACCGCTTCGTTGCCGGTACGGTCGGGCTGCCTGGGCGCCGTACGTTCTTCCTTCAGGCGTCGTCCGGCCCCCGCACCACCAGCGTCGCGCTGGAGAAGACCCAGGTGGCCGCGCTCGCCGAGCGCATCGACGAACTGCTCGACGAGGTGGTGCGCAGGACCGGGGGCAACTCCCCGGTGCCCGCGGTCGCCCCGACCGAGGTCGGTGACACCGCCCCGCTGGACGCTCCGGTCGAGGAGGAGTTCCGCGTCGGCACGATGGCGCTCGCCTGGGACGGCGACGAACAGCGCATGATCATCGAGGCACAGGCGCTCGTCGAGCTGGACGCGGACACCGACGAAGACCTCGCGGAGGCCGAGGAACGGCTCCTCCAGGACGACGAGAACGGCCCGCCGATGCTCCGCGTACGGCTGACCGGCGCGCAGGCCAGGGCCTTCGCCAAGCGCGCGCTCGACGTCGTCAACGCGGGACGGCCGCCGTGCCCCCTGTGCAGCCTGCCGCTCGACCCGGAGGGACACGTATGCCCGCGCCAGAACGGATACCGCAGGGGGGCGTGA
- a CDS encoding aldo/keto reductase produces the protein MEQRHLGRTGLRVSRIGLGTLTWGRSTDEHDAADLLKVFWEAGGTLVDTADVYGDGDAEYLLGQLCERLIPRRDLVIATKAGSVPDPYRRFDGSRGHLLTALDASLERLGTDYVDLWQVHAFDPETPLDETLQALDIAVSSGRARYAGLSNFSGWQLAKAATWQLAAPGVRTRLASTQMEYSLLQRGVEREVLPAAVDLGVGLLPSSPLGRGVLTGKYRRATPADSRGASEQLAPFVAPYLDDAAGRIVDAVATAADGLATTPLEVALAWVRDRPGVVAPIIGARNAQQLTAALSVETLSLPDEICRALDDVSEPVHRYPDQDWTEL, from the coding sequence ATGGAGCAGAGGCATCTCGGCCGCACGGGCCTGCGCGTATCCCGGATCGGGCTCGGCACCCTCACCTGGGGGCGGAGCACCGATGAGCACGACGCCGCCGACCTGTTGAAGGTGTTCTGGGAGGCCGGCGGCACACTCGTCGACACGGCCGATGTGTACGGGGACGGCGACGCCGAGTACCTGCTCGGGCAGCTCTGCGAACGGCTCATACCCCGCCGCGATCTCGTGATCGCCACCAAGGCGGGCAGCGTGCCGGACCCCTACCGCCGGTTCGACGGCTCGCGCGGGCATCTGCTGACGGCCCTGGACGCCTCGCTTGAGCGACTGGGGACCGACTACGTGGATCTGTGGCAGGTGCACGCGTTCGACCCGGAGACCCCGCTGGACGAGACACTCCAGGCACTGGACATCGCGGTCTCCAGCGGGCGGGCACGGTATGCGGGGCTGTCCAACTTCTCCGGCTGGCAGCTGGCCAAGGCCGCCACCTGGCAGCTCGCGGCGCCGGGGGTCAGAACCCGCCTCGCCAGTACCCAGATGGAGTACTCCCTGCTCCAGCGCGGGGTCGAGCGCGAGGTACTGCCGGCGGCGGTGGACCTGGGGGTCGGGCTGCTGCCGTCGTCGCCGCTCGGGCGCGGGGTGCTCACCGGCAAGTACCGCCGTGCGACTCCGGCTGACTCGCGCGGGGCGTCGGAGCAGCTGGCACCCTTCGTCGCGCCCTACCTGGACGACGCCGCGGGCAGGATCGTCGACGCGGTCGCCACGGCGGCCGACGGGCTCGCGACCACACCGCTGGAGGTCGCGCTGGCCTGGGTCCGCGACCGGCCGGGCGTGGTCGCCCCGATCATCGGCGCGCGCAACGCGCAGCAGCTCACGGCGGCATTGTCAGTGGAGACGCTTAGTCTTCCTGACGAGATCTGCCGGGCGCTCGACGATGTGTCGGAGCCCGTTCACCGTTATCCCGACCAGGACTGGACCGAGCTGTGA
- a CDS encoding LLM class F420-dependent oxidoreductase, translated as MRLGINLGYWGAGMDGDNLAVAQEADRLGYDVCWAAEAYGSDGPTVLSWVAARTERIDVGSAIFQIPARAPAMTAMTAATLDSLSGGRFRLGLGVSGPQVSEGWYGVKFDKPLSRTREYVEIVRKAMSRERLSYEGEHWTLPLPGGPGKPIKLTVHPQREHIPLYIAAIGPKNLEQTGEIADGALLIFPSAEHLESTAISPLRAGREKTGLTMEGFDVCPTLPLAVGDDVPALADTFRPYTALYVGGMGSRKQNFYNKLAQRMGYEKEAAEIQDKYLAGDRDGAAAAVPHELIDRTTLLGSVERIADRMQAYAAAGVTTLTLAPAGFTLDERVAGLRAGTEALERAGLA; from the coding sequence ATGCGGCTCGGAATCAACCTCGGCTACTGGGGTGCGGGGATGGACGGCGACAACCTCGCCGTGGCTCAGGAGGCCGACCGGCTCGGCTATGACGTCTGCTGGGCGGCCGAGGCGTACGGCTCGGACGGGCCGACCGTGCTCTCCTGGGTCGCCGCCCGTACGGAGCGGATCGACGTGGGCTCCGCCATCTTCCAGATCCCGGCCAGGGCGCCCGCGATGACGGCGATGACCGCGGCCACCCTCGACTCGCTCTCCGGCGGCCGCTTCCGGCTCGGCCTCGGCGTCTCGGGGCCGCAGGTCTCCGAGGGCTGGTACGGCGTCAAGTTCGACAAGCCGCTCTCGCGGACCCGTGAGTACGTGGAGATCGTCCGCAAGGCGATGTCGCGCGAGCGCCTGTCGTACGAGGGTGAGCACTGGACGCTGCCGCTGCCCGGCGGCCCCGGCAAGCCCATCAAGCTCACCGTCCACCCGCAGCGCGAGCACATTCCGCTCTACATCGCGGCGATCGGCCCCAAGAACCTGGAGCAGACCGGTGAGATCGCCGACGGCGCGCTGCTGATCTTCCCCTCGGCCGAGCACCTGGAGTCCACCGCGATCAGCCCGCTGCGCGCCGGCCGGGAGAAGACCGGGCTCACGATGGAGGGCTTCGACGTCTGCCCGACCCTGCCGCTGGCGGTGGGCGACGACGTGCCCGCGCTGGCCGACACCTTCCGCCCGTACACCGCCCTCTACGTGGGAGGGATGGGCAGCCGCAAGCAGAACTTCTACAACAAGCTCGCGCAGCGCATGGGGTACGAGAAGGAGGCCGCCGAGATCCAGGACAAGTACCTGGCGGGCGACCGGGACGGCGCGGCCGCCGCCGTACCGCACGAGCTGATCGACCGGACGACGCTGCTCGGGTCCGTCGAGCGGATCGCCGACCGGATGCAGGCCTACGCCGCGGCCGGGGTCACCACGCTGACGCTGGCCCCCGCCGGATTCACGCTCGACGAGCGGGTGGCCGGGCTGCGGGCCGGTACGGAGGCGCTGGAGCGGGCCGGGCTGGCGTAG
- a CDS encoding PAC2 family protein, protein MIELEGVPELIDPVMVAAFEGWNDAGDAASTAVAHLDREWKGEVFAALDAEDYYDFQVNRPTVWLDGGVRKVTWPTTRLSVIRVTGDKPRDLVLVRGIEPSMRWRSFCNEILGFAHELGVEMVVILGALLGDTPHTRPVPVSGVTSDADLARTMDLEETRYEGPTGIVGILQEACTHAGVPAVSLWAAVPHYVSQPPNPKATLALLNRLEDLIDLRIPLGELPEDARAWQVGVDQLAAEDSEVAEYVQTLEEARDTAELPEASGEAIAREFERYLRRRDGGPGPGQAGGGHATDGGEGSSYLRDSSGPGSRSRPPKPQRPDPGSGKPTEDRPTDEENGPEDPSEE, encoded by the coding sequence GTGATCGAGCTCGAGGGGGTTCCCGAGCTGATCGACCCGGTCATGGTGGCCGCGTTCGAGGGCTGGAACGACGCCGGCGACGCAGCCTCCACCGCGGTCGCGCACCTGGACCGGGAGTGGAAGGGCGAGGTGTTCGCGGCGCTGGACGCCGAGGACTACTACGACTTCCAGGTCAACCGGCCCACGGTGTGGCTGGACGGCGGGGTGCGCAAGGTCACTTGGCCGACGACCCGGCTCTCCGTGATCCGGGTGACCGGCGACAAGCCCCGCGACCTGGTACTGGTCCGCGGGATCGAGCCCTCCATGCGCTGGCGCTCGTTCTGCAACGAGATCCTGGGCTTCGCCCATGAGCTGGGCGTCGAGATGGTGGTGATCCTGGGCGCGCTGCTCGGTGACACCCCGCACACCAGGCCGGTGCCGGTCAGCGGAGTCACGTCCGACGCGGACCTGGCCAGGACGATGGACCTGGAGGAGACCCGGTACGAGGGGCCGACCGGCATCGTCGGCATCCTCCAGGAGGCGTGCACCCACGCCGGTGTGCCGGCGGTGAGCCTGTGGGCCGCCGTCCCGCACTACGTGTCGCAGCCGCCCAATCCGAAGGCGACGCTCGCCCTGCTGAACCGGCTGGAAGACCTGATCGACCTGCGGATCCCGCTGGGCGAACTGCCCGAGGACGCACGGGCCTGGCAGGTCGGGGTCGACCAACTGGCCGCGGAGGACAGCGAGGTGGCGGAGTACGTCCAGACGCTGGAGGAGGCACGCGACACCGCGGAGCTCCCCGAGGCGTCCGGCGAGGCCATCGCGCGGGAGTTCGAGCGGTATCTGCGCCGCCGTGACGGCGGCCCCGGCCCGGGCCAGGCCGGCGGCGGGCACGCCACGGACGGCGGCGAGGGCAGCAGCTATCTGCGGGACAGCTCCGGCCCCGGCAGCCGCTCCCGGCCCCCGAAGCCGCAGCGCCCCGACCCGGGAAGCGGCAAGCCCACCGAGGACCGGCCGACGGACGAGGAGAACGGCCCGGAGGACCCCTCGGAGGAGTGA
- a CDS encoding enolase C-terminal domain-like protein, which translates to MSPTVTGFEVHDIRFPTSEQLDGSDAMNPDPDYSAAYVVLSTDAPGGVAGHGFCFTIGRGNDVIAAAIEALRPYVEGRPAPLTAAGLAELHHDLTHDSQLRWLGPEKGVMHMAAGAVINAAWDLAATAAGKPVWEFLAGMSPEELVSLVDFRYLTDALTPDEALAILRAAEPGRAERAALLRADGYPAYTTSPGWLGYSDEKLVRLAQEAVDAGFGQIKLKVGADLDDDVRRMKLARATVGPGIRVAVDANQRWDVPDALRWMEALAPYDPHWIEEPTSPDDILGHAAVRSGQPVKVATGEHVANRVVFKQLLQAGAVDFVQIDAARVAGVNENLAILLLAAKFGVPVCPHAGGVGLCELVQHLAMFDYVAVSGSQDDRVIEYVDHLHEHFTDPAVIEGGRYRAPRAPGFSARMHPASLTAHRYPDGPVWQARRTTQEVNS; encoded by the coding sequence ATGAGTCCGACCGTCACGGGGTTCGAGGTCCACGACATCCGATTCCCCACCTCGGAACAGCTCGACGGCTCGGACGCCATGAACCCGGACCCCGACTACTCGGCGGCCTACGTGGTGCTCAGCACCGATGCGCCGGGCGGTGTCGCGGGACATGGCTTCTGTTTCACCATCGGGCGCGGAAACGACGTCATCGCCGCCGCCATCGAAGCGCTGCGGCCCTACGTGGAGGGGCGTCCCGCGCCGCTCACCGCCGCCGGGCTCGCGGAGCTGCACCACGATCTCACCCACGACTCGCAGCTGCGCTGGCTCGGCCCCGAGAAGGGTGTGATGCACATGGCAGCGGGCGCCGTCATCAACGCCGCCTGGGACCTGGCGGCCACCGCGGCGGGCAAGCCGGTCTGGGAGTTCCTGGCCGGTATGAGTCCGGAGGAGCTCGTCTCCCTGGTGGACTTCCGCTATCTGACCGACGCCCTCACCCCCGACGAGGCACTCGCCATCCTGCGGGCCGCCGAACCCGGCCGCGCCGAACGGGCCGCCCTGCTGCGCGCCGACGGCTACCCCGCGTACACCACGTCGCCCGGCTGGCTCGGCTACTCCGACGAGAAGCTGGTGCGGCTCGCCCAGGAGGCGGTCGACGCCGGCTTCGGGCAGATCAAACTGAAGGTCGGCGCCGACCTGGACGACGACGTCCGCAGAATGAAGCTGGCCCGTGCGACCGTCGGCCCCGGCATCCGCGTCGCCGTGGACGCCAACCAGCGCTGGGACGTCCCGGACGCGCTGCGCTGGATGGAGGCGCTCGCCCCCTACGACCCGCACTGGATCGAGGAGCCCACCAGCCCCGACGACATCCTCGGCCACGCGGCGGTCAGGTCCGGGCAGCCCGTGAAGGTCGCCACCGGCGAGCACGTCGCCAACCGGGTCGTCTTCAAGCAGCTGCTCCAGGCGGGCGCCGTGGACTTCGTACAGATCGACGCGGCCCGGGTCGCCGGGGTCAACGAGAACCTCGCGATCCTGCTGCTCGCGGCCAAGTTCGGCGTCCCGGTCTGCCCCCACGCCGGGGGCGTCGGGCTGTGCGAGCTGGTCCAGCACCTGGCGATGTTCGACTACGTCGCCGTGTCGGGCAGCCAGGACGACCGCGTCATCGAGTACGTGGACCACCTGCACGAACACTTCACCGACCCCGCGGTGATCGAGGGCGGACGCTACCGGGCGCCCCGCGCGCCGGGCTTCTCCGCCCGTATGCACCCCGCTTCCCTCACCGCGCACCGCTACCCCGACGGGCCCGTCTGGCAGGCCCGCCGCACCACCCAGGAGGTCAACTCGTGA
- a CDS encoding ferritin-like domain-containing protein → MLSARSIFQEIVESDDAFRLFCSIAAGGEAQGGWENGRISALAPESMSALAPKIARHGADEDKHGRIFRALLKKRGLDPVEVPAATDYTMLLERRGVGLSHRRLRGSERLTEREIVVYLAHSRVTEQRASEQMNTLVRFLGDQPDIGRAVRMICHDEDNHLAYCHEELLRLAARGHARTIHSVLRESALEEIRVYREVGLAVMERMGALLGWPGAKSAVLAAGIQGLYGFERAGGWRRSVRLAMPERRNALGGPAAPHAAEFA, encoded by the coding sequence ATGCTTTCGGCGCGGAGCATTTTCCAGGAGATCGTCGAGAGCGACGACGCCTTCCGGCTCTTCTGCTCCATCGCGGCCGGCGGGGAGGCCCAGGGCGGCTGGGAGAACGGCCGGATCTCCGCGCTCGCCCCGGAGAGTATGAGCGCGCTCGCCCCGAAGATCGCCCGGCACGGCGCCGACGAGGACAAGCACGGCCGGATCTTCCGGGCCCTGCTCAAGAAGCGCGGGCTCGACCCCGTGGAGGTGCCCGCGGCGACCGACTACACGATGCTGCTCGAACGGCGGGGCGTCGGTCTGAGCCACCGCAGGCTGCGCGGCAGCGAGCGGCTGACCGAGCGGGAGATCGTGGTCTACCTCGCGCACAGCAGGGTCACCGAACAGCGTGCGTCCGAGCAGATGAACACCCTGGTGCGGTTCCTCGGTGACCAGCCGGACATCGGCAGGGCCGTACGCATGATCTGCCACGACGAGGACAACCACCTCGCCTACTGCCACGAGGAACTGCTGCGGCTGGCCGCGCGGGGCCACGCCCGCACCATCCACTCCGTACTGCGGGAGAGCGCGCTGGAGGAGATCCGCGTCTACCGGGAGGTGGGTCTCGCGGTGATGGAGCGGATGGGCGCCCTGCTCGGCTGGCCGGGGGCCAAGTCGGCGGTGCTGGCCGCGGGCATCCAGGGGCTGTACGGGTTCGAGCGGGCGGGCGGCTGGCGCCGGTCGGTGCGTCTGGCCATGCCCGAACGCCGCAACGCGCTCGGTGGCCCGGCCGCACCCCACGCGGCCGAGTTCGCCTGA
- a CDS encoding SDR family NAD(P)-dependent oxidoreductase gives MTIARDFEGLGALVTGGASGIGAAIATELLARGARVAVLDRETDGAPDGTLALKADVTDDAAVREAVDAAAAEFGALHTVVSNAGIGAVGTVADNPDDEWQRVLDINVLGMVRTARHALPHLRRSAAGRPGCVSVTHTCSIAATAGLPQRALYSASKGAVLSLTLAMAADHVREGIRVNCVNPGTADTPWVGRLLGQADDPAAERAALNARQPTGRLVTAEEVAAAVLYLASPAAAAVTGTALAVDGGMQGLRLRPAAG, from the coding sequence GTGACCATTGCACGCGACTTCGAAGGGCTCGGCGCCCTGGTCACCGGCGGGGCCTCCGGCATCGGGGCCGCCATCGCCACCGAGCTGCTCGCCCGCGGCGCCCGGGTCGCCGTACTCGATCGCGAGACCGACGGGGCACCGGACGGCACTCTCGCGCTCAAGGCGGACGTCACCGACGACGCCGCGGTACGGGAGGCGGTCGACGCCGCCGCGGCCGAATTCGGCGCGCTGCACACGGTGGTCTCCAACGCGGGCATCGGGGCCGTCGGCACGGTCGCCGACAACCCCGACGACGAGTGGCAGCGGGTCCTCGACATCAACGTCCTCGGCATGGTCCGCACGGCCCGCCACGCGCTGCCGCACCTGCGCCGTTCGGCCGCCGGCCGGCCGGGCTGCGTCTCCGTCACCCACACCTGCTCGATCGCCGCGACCGCCGGACTGCCGCAGCGCGCCCTCTACAGCGCCAGCAAGGGCGCGGTCCTCTCGCTGACGCTGGCCATGGCGGCCGACCACGTCCGGGAGGGCATCCGGGTCAACTGCGTCAACCCCGGCACCGCGGACACCCCGTGGGTCGGGCGGCTCCTCGGCCAGGCCGACGACCCGGCGGCCGAACGCGCGGCGCTCAACGCCCGCCAGCCCACCGGGCGGCTGGTCACCGCCGAAGAGGTGGCGGCGGCCGTCCTCTACCTGGCGAGCCCCGCGGCGGCGGCCGTGACCGGGACGGCACTCGCGGTCGACGGCGGCATGCAGGGACTGCGCCTGCGCCCCGCCGCCGGGTGA